A stretch of Labrus mixtus chromosome 7, fLabMix1.1, whole genome shotgun sequence DNA encodes these proteins:
- the npffl gene encoding pro-FMRFamide-related neuropeptide FF like, with amino-acid sequence MDAAAVATLLALVLTLAGVSQALHVQGGLEKNNILPDSEESVVDHLLGLESENTDNSIDDRLLTAVLRALLLGSQRETRNSVLHQPQRFGRGSRGQVASEDQVQSRDWEAAPGQIWSMAVPQRFGKK; translated from the exons ATGGACGCAGCCGCGGTAGCAACTCTTCTGGctctggttctgactctggCTGGAGTCAGTCAGGCTCTTCATGTCCAAGGCGGTctggagaaaaacaacatcctGCCAGACTCAGAGGAGAGCGTGGTCGACCACTTGCTGGGGCTG GAGAGTGAAAACACAGATAACAGCATTGATGATCGCCTGCTGACTGCCGTGCTAAGAGCTCTGCTGCTCGGATCTCAGAGGGAAACCAGGAACTCTGTCCTCCATCAGCCACAGAG GTTTGGCCGAGGCTCCAGAGGGCAGGTAGCGTCAGAGGATCAGGTTCAGTCCCGTGACTGGGAAGCTGCCCCAGGTCAGATCTGGAGCATGGCTGTACCCCAGAGATTCGGCAAGAAGTGA